Part of the Nicotiana sylvestris chromosome 5, ASM39365v2, whole genome shotgun sequence genome is shown below.
TGTAATATGTGGTGTTTCATCTTTTCATTGACGTGGAATAATATCATTGGTTCCACCTCAGCACTAAACAAATGAATTTGATTGGTCTCAAATAATACATGTCAAAGGTAAGGCGTGTGCCTATTTCACCCAACCTATTCCTTGCTTGTGCCTTTGCTATAACTGCGCATTCTATGCTCGTGCCTCCTTTTCAATGGCACTCATAAGGCCATaacatgaaaatatttttgttcaTTTACACCAGTCTTCAAATTCCTTAAACAAAAACCATTCCGGGGAAATAAAACCCCGGTAAGAAAGACAATTTTAGCAgaaatttgatatatatatacTCTCAAGATGACGTCGTTACATATTCATCCTATTGTTCCGGTAGGAACATTGGATAAAAGTGGAACGATACTGAGAAGATTAACATGGTCTGTGCGCAAGAATGACAGGCACAAATGTGTTAGTACTCATTCATTTGTTTCAAAGccatctctctcaatctctaatCAAATGATGCAAAGGAGGCCTCTTAGTGTTTCTGCTTCTATGATTCTATCAAATCCACAGCCCCAGGACACAGTTATCAAAGATGATGATCAAAGAAAGGAAGCCATAGTATCGGAAAATCTGGACGAGTGGATGAAGGAATGGATGGTGGACATTGTAAAGAACTTGAAGCAAGCGCCACTACTGGTCCACATTTATGCGCAAGAAGATGATAGAGGCCAAGAGAGAAGACCCCAGATCAAAACTGAAAGAGCCTTAGTGGAGAAATGgcagaaaatgaaaaatgaatgggaaaatggagagaaaagAACCCCAGATGGACTAATATTTGTTGAAGAACTTAGAGATGAAGAAGATAGAGAATTAAATGAAAATGGAAATGACAATTCAGAAGAAGATTCAGTTGAAGGATTGACAAAATCTTGGGGGTTAATTGTACAAGGGAAAGGAGTTGAATTTGGACCTGCTTGTTATCTGTTGAAAACAAGCAGAGTTGGAGCTGGTAGAGGAATGGGATTGTTTTGCACTCATTATTGTTTAGTAAGAGTTAAGAATTTTAGGGAGAGTGCTTTGACACAACTTAAAGGTTGTTGGTTATGAAGTAACAAACAGCGATAAGTGAACAGTTCAATGGTCAAGAGATCACAATTTGAATCGTAATATGGTCCTTCCTATACTCCGGACCACAAATTTGGGTCCATGTTTACTATGTGAAAGAAAAAACAATGAAAACATTGTTGTTGTTCGTACTAGTAAGATTATTTAATCTTCATATATCTGAAAGGTACCAGTCAGTACAAAGTCCTGTGGAAATGACTCCATATAATTCATTTATTTTAAACAAGTGGGGCTCTATAATTCATCTCTCTGATTATATCTCAAGGCTGTAGTGCTACAAGACAACCTTTACAATATACAACACCTATGCCTGAGAATCGCGTGGAACAGATACAAGATCTAGATTACAGCTGAAAAAACTCATGATTGTCACTAGTTAGACTATATGTATCAAACGTGGCATCATATGTGCAGTAAGTTAGGGGATGAGAGAGTTATGATCATTATACTGAATATAACTCTACAGCCAATTGGCTGCCGTCTTACTTGATATTGGCTGGATTGATAAGTTATCTGAAACCTTGGCTAGGGAGCGATATTGCAACTTTACACTCTCAGCATTGTCTAGTGTCTTTACAACATACCTGCACAAGTTGTACATTCAAATAAGGAGTCAGTCCTCATAGGTAAAATGAGTCAGTAGAAGTTGGAATCTTTAAGAACATTTTGACCAGTGTTTATTTAAGTGTGACATAAGGGATACAACACATTCATAATAAGAGGTAATAACTTCTCAGTGTTAAgttacccaaaaaaaaaatctGTTTTAAGAAAGGTTGAACCTAGTACTCCGTCTTCCTCACACTATAGAACACCATTAGACATGTAGTTGAAGAATTTTATCAGATACTGCAAGATGACGAGAAGTCAAATCGCGCTGTCAATTATATAGATGCAAATCCAGATAACAAAGAAGAAAAGCGAAAACAAAAAAGCTGGATTCAGCAGAGCACTCAAAATGAATACGATATCATTAGGTCGAAAGACAAAACTTAGAAGCCAATGAAGACAATCTGAGGCAAGAAGTTCGAAGGGAATAGCAAAATGCAACAAACTTAAGATTaacctttcttctttttccttataTAAGAAGGCCGAGAAACCTAAATGAGCTGAAGAATTCTTTTAATAAACTACTTACACAAAGTAAGCATTTTAAAGGTCAAAGATTTGGATGCAATATAATGAAATATGTTGACCCTTTCATGTCTGACTGGCACTAAAGCATTTTAAAATTCAAAGGGCATACCACTTATCTGAGCTATGTGCTAGAGAAGTCTAGAAATTTTTTTAATAACCGAGAAATTCTCGAGAATCAGGCGCACGATCCAAACTCAATGAATAATGGGTGCAATCCTCTACCCTTCTCCGCTTAAATACTAGGGGGTTTTCTGTGGCAAAGTTCGAACTCGACCCACGCATTACACTACGTCTTACCAGTGAACC
Proteins encoded:
- the LOC104220443 gene encoding uncharacterized protein — its product is MTSLHIHPIVPVGTLDKSGTILRRLTWSVRKNDRHKCVSTHSFVSKPSLSISNQMMQRRPLSVSASMILSNPQPQDTVIKDDDQRKEAIVSENLDEWMKEWMVDIVKNLKQAPLLVHIYAQEDDRGQERRPQIKTERALVEKWQKMKNEWENGEKRTPDGLIFVEELRDEEDRELNENGNDNSEEDSVEGLTKSWGLIVQGKGVEFGPACYLLKTSRVGAGRGMGLFCTHYCLVRVKNFRESALTQLKGCWL